AATAAGGTTGAGACATCTTTTAACTTTTCGTCTATAGCCGATGTTATTTTCCTTCTCCTCATATTTTTTATGCTGACATCTTCATTTGTTACACCTTCTGGCTTGCCTGTAAATCTTCCTTCCAGTAAATCTGCCAATATTGTTATGCAAAAAGTAAGTGTAACAATAACGCCGGATATTCGGTTTTATATTAATGACAAGCTTGTGCCTGTGGCACAGCTAGAAAGCGCTTTGGCAAGTAGCCTGGCAAATGCAGAACAAGGTGTAGTTGTACTCAATGTAGATAAAAAAGTTCCTGTTGAGCACCTAGTAAAAGTAGCTGGAATTGCCAGTGCTTTAAATGCAAAAGTTTCAGTAGCTACAATTCCTGAATAGTAAGCCTACAGTGTAGCTAAAGGAAGACTTAAGTTTATGGCAGCAGAAAAAGAAAAAAAATTTAAGAAGATAGGTTTGGCAGTTACTCTTGGTGTGCATCTGCTGGTATTTCTATTGTTCTTTTTTATGCTTGCCTGGAGGGAGCCTGATCCTCCTTTGCCAGAGTATGGAATAGAACTTAATTTTGGTATAGATAATACTGGAGCAGGGCAAAATCCTCAACCTAAACCTGCTGCAATAGTAGAAGAAATCCAGGAGGAAGAAATTGAAGAGACAGAAACTGAAGAGGCGGTAGAGCCCGAACCTACAGAGATAGTAGAAGAGGTTAGACCTGAAGAGACAGTTACTCAACCAGAGCCAAGCCCGGATGTTATTGAAAAAGTAGCGGAAGAGAAGACAGAGGTCGTAGAGAAAACAGAAGAGGTTAAAGAAGCTCCAAAAGTAGAAAATCCTGAAAAAGCAAAGCAGAAGGCCGCATCTAATGAAGGCGATGATGCAGAGCAGAAAGGTGACAAAGGAAAAGAGGAAGGTAAAATTGATGCCAGAGCAATCTACGGAGCAAAAGGGTCTAGCCAGGGAGCCTCTTTACAAATGGAAGGATGGAACTGGGACTATATTCCTAAGCCAGAAGATTCTTCTAATGAGAATGGCAAAATTGTTTTTCAGATCACGATAGATGATCAAGGTGAAGTAATAGGGGTAAGAACATTGGAGAAAACTGTAAGTCCTGAGGTTGAAAGATTATATCAGGAAGCGATTGAACGTGTTACCTTCAGTAGAACTGCTGATAATGTACGTCCTGCTCCAATGTCTACCGGTAAAATTACTTTTTTAATAAAATCTAAATAATTTCCGTCAATTAATACATACTTTTTAAGTGTTTTTTTGCCGGATACTTTTAATAGTTATAAGTATTTTTATTTAAATTCATTACATGTTTTTTTGTTAAGCTTAGTATGATTTGCTCAAATTAATTTATAAACTGTGTAAACAATTTTTTTTTGATCATACATATTAGCTTTATTGCAATTTCAATTATTACTACCGAATGAATAAATATAAAGTAGTCCTGGCTGACGACCATGCTATTCTTACTGAAGGTACATCCTCAATCTTATCTGAGTATGATTTTATAGAGCTAGTGGGTGTAGCCTCTGACGGGGAAGAAGCAAATCAGTTAGTGGAGGCAGAGCAACCTGATGTATTGGTATCTGATATTACCATGCCAGGTAAGTCCATTTTTGATATTTCCGACGAAATCAAAAAGAAAAAACTAAAGACCAAAATACTTGTATTTACCATGCATGAGTCACCCGACTATGTGTACAAGGCGCTTAATAGCAATAT
This window of the Porifericola rhodea genome carries:
- a CDS encoding ExbD/TolR family protein; this encodes MNLDSKNKVETSFNFSSIADVIFLLLIFFMLTSSFVTPSGLPVNLPSSKSANIVMQKVSVTITPDIRFYINDKLVPVAQLESALASSLANAEQGVVVLNVDKKVPVEHLVKVAGIASALNAKVSVATIPE